One genomic region from Drosophila busckii strain San Diego stock center, stock number 13000-0081.31 chromosome 3R, ASM1175060v1, whole genome shotgun sequence encodes:
- the LOC108602406 gene encoding putative tricarboxylate transport protein, mitochondrial: MGLSGVGGGLKGFAAGSITGGVEILITYPTEYVKTNLQLDQMGEHKKYSGVLDCVRKTVKEYGIFGMYRGLSPLIVGGIPKMAVRFGTFEYFSEKFKEEDGSEAHVWRFIAGMIAGITEAIFVVTPMETIKVKFINDLRSSEPRFKGLVHGVTQIIKNEGIGGIYRGATATIIKQGSNQAIRSFVLYSLKDWYTGRDPKATVPHLLVGIFGATAGGTSVCIDNPVDVVKTRMQGLEAAKYKNSLDCFLTTMKEEGPLAFYKGTLPRMTRVCLDVGLTFMIYDTIKDLINKRWT, encoded by the exons ATGGGTCTAAGTGGTGTTGGAGGTGGATTGAAGGGTTTTGCTGCGGGCAGCATTACGGGCGGCGTCGAAATATTGATAACATATCCGACCGAGTATGTAAAGACGAATCTACAGCTAGATCAGATGGGAGAACACAAGAAGTATAGTGGCGTACTGGATTGTGTGCGAAAAACCGTTAAGGAATATGGCATATTTGGCATGTATCGAGGCTTAAGCCCTTTGATAGTGGGTGGCATACCGAAAATGGCAGTGAG ATTTGGCACCTTCGAGTATTTTAGCGAAAAGTTTAAGGAAGAAGATGGCAGCGAGGCCCATGTTTGGCGTTTCATTGCTGGAATGATTGCGGGCATAACAGAAGCAATATTTGTTGTGACGCCAATGGAAACCATCAAGGTGAAGTTCATCAACGACTTGCGCAGTTCAGAGCCAAGATTTAAGGGACTTGTGCATGGAGTGACGCAGATTATAAAGAATGAAG GTATTGGTGGCATTTACAGAGGTGCTactgcaacaataattaaGCAGGGCTCCAATCAAGCAATAcgctcttttgttttatattctttGAAGGATTGGTATACAGGGCGCGATCCTAAGGCAACAGTGCCTCATTTATTGGTGGGCATCTTTGGTGCTACAGCGGGTGGCACTTCGGTGTGCATCGATAATCCCGTGGATGTGGTAAAAACCCGCATGCAGGGACTAGAGGCTGCCAAGTACAAGAACAGTCTTGACTGCTTCTTAACTACGATGAAGGAAGAGGGACCACTCGCCTTCTATAAAGGCACACTGCCACGCATGACACGCGTCTGCCTGGATGTGGGCCTGACGTTTATGATCTATGACACTATTAAAGATTTGATTAACAAAAGATGGACGTAG
- the LOC108602407 gene encoding putative tricarboxylate transport protein, mitochondrial, with protein sequence MAPSGGGLKGLAAGSITGGVEILITYPTEYVKTHLQLDQKGEHKKYNGVVDCVRKTVKEYGIFGMYRGLSPLLVGSIPKMAVRFGTYEYVSEKLKKEDGSQTLARRFIAGMIAGITEAIFVVTPMETIKVKFINDLRSSEPRFKGLVHGVTQIIKNEGIGGIYKGATATIIKQGSNQAIRFFVLHSLKDWYTGHDPKATVPKLMVGFFGAIAGGTSVCINNPADVIKTRMQGLEAAKYKNSLDCFLTTMKEEGPLAFYKGTLPRMTRVCLDVGLTFMIYDTIIDLINKVWT encoded by the exons ATGGCTCCAAGTGGAGGTGGATTGAAGGGATTGGCTGCGGGCAGCATTACTGGCGGCGTCGAAATTTTGATAACATATCCCACCGAGTATGTAAAGACACATCTACAGCTAGATCAAAAGGGTGAACACAAGAAGTATAACGGCGTGGTGGATTGTGTGCGGAAAACCGTTAAGGAATATGGCATATTTGGCATGTATCGAGGCTTAAGCCCTTTGCTAGTGGGTAGCATACCGAAAATGGCAGTGAG ATTTGGCACCTATGAGTATGTTAGCGAAAAGTTGAAGAAAGAAGATGGCAGCCAGACCCTGGCTAGGCGTTTCATTGCTGGAATGATTGCGGGCATAACAGAAGCAATATTTGTTGTGACGCCAATGGAAACCATCAAGGTGAAGTTCATCAACGACTTACGCAGTTCAGAGCCAAGATTTAAGGGACTTGTGCATGGAGTGACGCAGATTATAAAGAATGAAG GTATTGGTGGCATTTACAAAGGTGCTACTGCAACGATAATTAAGCAGGGCTCCAATCAAGCAATACGCTTTTTTGTTCTACACTCATTGAAGGATTGGTATACAGGGCACGATCCTAAGGCAACAGTGCCTAAATTAATGGTGGGCTTCTTTGGCGCTATAGCGGGTGGCACTTCGGTGTGCATCAATAACCCCGCAGATGTGATAAAAACTCGCATGCAGGGACTAGAGGCTGCCAAGTACAAGAACAGTCTTGACTGCTTCTTAACTACGATGAAGGAAGAGGGACCACTCGCCTTCTATAAAGGCACACTGCCACGCATGACACGCGTCTGCCTGGATGTGGGCCTGACATTTATGATCTATGACACTATCATAGATTTGATTAACAAAGTATGGACGTAG
- the LOC108602401 gene encoding uncharacterized protein LOC108602401 produces the protein MWSNFEASAIEDETISNAFSSRSIFKISSEEPVKEYPSVQASVQSGKMVISIDKSLLLLEDELVAKCSFLSFSENIDAIAISSSGNLIVCGLSDGEVHGVCIKGLLLFSVCIRVEDVSKNGTFVKVQQLGQHFYLTCRNGSVYCLSEINEATLESLSNVTLNDNDNVAAILDDVSIQRTCMGSNGQLVDSALLIKQHIANAYAENNKESKSADYGLILTGAQDALGFKTGSNDMTRIKLPKQYGCIRHIYNLEDYIIALSQSGHLLEICPYTRSVNLCLLPQSSNVLIENMLVMEYSDEQIELLLLTKPNAEGDCFIKIVDYPSFKCKNELEVPRHTWLVRQPKSAVNLYYLAARQDDMPSEVEMLIVSETDPSDRFKKLIAKGRLEEAEEFGAQFELCLQPIYEAKAKRMLVELCDTNACLDVTELDEKFQKLLQLLGQIENKTFIKNNRMINLGSREVLERYLREIRTRLNSEDDEEHLIEIDEQLCRLKTLAIIDPYECNSEWQKFVYDTNLVKSVKGMFSKDMSTACLIWRRHSSSILPFLNEDELRTLLGFIPSSTEPLHVVQWLRQFVPIVSNTHPAIMPFVTDWSIERTRKLQYDEVWPDIGLEFSTKILEIFEEIEFIYSDVVRQHERNISKLRDLVNALQDLSVLKKNYKLDFTLDSYMQDSIDATAIRILQRVNIDNLQSLVKNFLYTIYQEKGMQPLSVIKQYIMQLVINRHSLSNWVERSMSCLELLHNEDSRLECALSILQNAPVPWPETLAPLIKLRNSTHPLSVKINAEYEIQVIKIMKVKYGWPEDSGADINLELFMMRIVKLDLPDMLQDIRILTKAAPEISTTANFNCCYQMALRGQIDQAYEFFKSLNNKNDSVNATNVVDILANMLEPNPCVFANDAKIQQHQNVLELFELMLPHVDAVYKQRCKLVKNRFVLSQQFKLQLQSINDLISLQKRTELLDEGIELIIARAQATLNVCAFIINEMRELCQALDLQKIFGLRRISQRMGCLQLSCALAHYVLEFVDCTPANSSEFIDLAIELLVQQIAVSTSRSQVEASSTLQLINACDPLSFPLAYELLTEATQLEQCKQCDLAELINFVRVPVMHYPMACIEARYKDKEKETNEQICRALDGVGISQGDTTLNFTTTLNTSIDIKPDIEQVPTKKRYSVSMFDEVDVQLQPQPLQKVNNGSLSIVKFLARTLLLMVVETQPSNLLLLQLQQTVPEHLKRDVDAARCDFFSSLEQLAKAKEHDAWYITAQYLLKYQAQYGGKVIINEKLVSIQLRRLLRNAMNDSDANLLEMLTMLLADSEANAQLEGLSTDMKTDQQRINFLTLSAMYNERVGDKENVQKILAKRNKLNYYLEFCKQDPNIKGKFNADMDNIEQLVKEFHKKPMDVRLLERMSKDFGMNYQKMLITQILSILRAQEMRYEVKHDTFGEEELVMLSNVREMRDMCQPYINEIQNVELFTSQLKQFIDEINIYFYELYLCVIEILTLFSAAPKAMETWTNILHFLRHKMITRRRNRASQLETDMWMQSQKDTGVLPKMARFRLPFKPIVEKPLKDILDSELNVDNCQSWFPLILMCTALQGAKDTTQSCDYFCMAAVKNSIAEYKSKNVAETWNLYPTNNAFLKSILRLVKNVHNANKAFYILYCIASYAPDGADQVEASYECWNYAKQHTHVINDPKYQEQVSKIMRRYPILKTQHLLNVYGLTDDKLMRLVEYPTDLIHCLYHHELILKSSKVDINALVKELCDLHELRLDAIQFKLLQKWLSVTMEPADGTMMEETFLEDQNLAESNTAADGLASENVVRAFYILSSWPKVEAAQFITGLIFKGGTVNTSTQLQMYECYSKLYDGSNTFYNTISQRNFIAIKCVHELKALGYNSNIEKFADDNCDKISILKMIWQRNAQNPLSLEVMADICIGFDIHLAKIWNGILKRMVMFNMVQKLNALVDVLSIRPQLLHLEGLTQAWDCVLCDPLRNAIQTRSFEQEERLHKTLLRLQGCPIVHSLKLKEFAELCMLRQRPHMAAVVLIFTQSIEQREAIKKCIKARPGENLRQQILQLEYAGLLPVVLNFALKELNL, from the exons ATGTGGAGCAATTTCGAGGCGTCTGCCATTGAGGATGAGACCATCTCCAATGCCTTCTCATCGCGTAGCATTTTTAAGATAAGCAGCGAGGAGCCG GTTAAGGAGTATCCCTCCGTACAGGCATCTGTACAGAGTGGCAAAATGGTCATATCCATTGACAAgagtctgctgctgctagagGATGAACTAGTAGCCAAATGTAGTTTCCTGAGTTTCAGCGAGAACATTGATGCGATTGCCATATCCAGCAGCGGCAATCTCATAGTATGTGGCCTCTCGGACGGCGAAGTACACGGCGTCTGCATAAAGGGCCTGCTGCTTTTTAGTGTGTGTATTCGAGTCGAGGACGTTAGCAAGAACGGCACCTTTGTAAAAGTCCAACAGTTGGGACAACACTTTTATCTTACGTGCAGGAACGGCAGCGTTTACTG TCTCAGCGAAATCAATGAAGCCACACTGGAGTCGCTGTCTAATGTTACGCtcaatgataatgataatgttGCTGCGATCCTGGATGATGTCAGCATACAGCGCACTTGCATGGGTTCCAACGGGCAGCTCGTTGATAGTGCGCTGCTGATCAAGCAACATATCGCTAACGCTTATGCAGAGAACAATAAAGAATCGAAAAGTGCTGACTATGGGCTCATTTTAACAGGAGCGCAGGACGCTCTAGGTTTCAAAACAGGATCAAATGACATGACACGCATCAAACTACCCAAACAATATGGCTGCATTAGACATATATACAATCTGGAAGATTATAT TATTGCCCTCAGCCAGTCTGGGCACTTGTTGGAGATTTGTCCATATACGCGCTCTgtcaatttatgtttgttgccGCAGAGCAGCAATGTGCTCATTGAGAACATGCTTGTTATGGAGTACAGCGATGAGCAAATTGAGCTGCTTTTGCTAACCAAACCAAACGCGGAAGGCGATTGTTTTATCAAAATAGTGGATTATCCCT catttaaatgcaagaaTGAGCTGGAAGTGCCGAGACATACATGGCTGGTGCGCCAACCAAAGAGCGCGGTTAATTTGTATTACCTTGCAGCCAGGCAAGACGATATGCCATCAGAGGTAGAGATGCTAATTGTATCCGAGACGGATCCCAGTGATCGCTTTAAGAAACTTATTGCCAAGGGACGTTTAGAGGAGGCAGAG gAATTTGGTGCACAGTTTGAACTATGCCTGCAGCCCATCTATGAAGCCAAGGCCAAACGCATGCTTGTTGAACTCTGCGATACTAATGCATGCTTAGATGTAACTGAGCTAGATGAGAAATTTCAGAAGCTACTACAGTTGCTTGGACAAATAGAGAATAAAACGTTTATCAAGAACAATCGCATGATTAACTTGGGCTCGCGTGAAGTGCTGGAGCGCTACCTGCGGGAAATACGCACAAGATTAAACTCCGAG GATGATGAGGAGCATTTAATAGAAATCGATGAGCAATTGTGTCGCCTTAAAACTTTAGCCATCATAGATCCCTACGAGTGTAATAGCGAATGGCAAAAGTTTGTGTATGATACAAATCTGGTTAAAAGTGTTAAGGGCATGTTTAGCAAGGATATGTCCACAGCTTGCCTAATTTGGCGCCGTCATTCCAGCAGCATTTTGCCGTTCCTTAACGAGGATGAGTTGCGCACCTTGCTGGGCTTCATACCCAGCAGTACAGAGCCGCTGCATGTTGTACAATGGTTGCGACAATTTGTGCCCATAGTAAGCAATACGCATCCTGCCATTATGCCATTTGTAACCGACTGGAGCATTGAGCGCACGCGCAAACTGCAATACGATGAAGTTTGGCCAGACATTGGATTGGAGTTCTCTACGAAAATATTGGAAATCTTTgaggaaattgaatttatttactc tGATGTGGTGCGTCAGCATGAGCGCAACATAAGCAAGCTGCGGGATTTGGTTAATGCGCTGCAGGACTTGTCTGTATTGAAAAAGAATTACAAGCTGGACTTTACTTTAGATAGCTATATGCAAGATTCCATAGATGCAACGGCCATAAGAATATTGCAACGCGTGAATATAGACAATTTACAGAGTCTGGTAAAGAACTTTTTGTATACCATTTATCAGGAAAAGGGCATGCAACCCTTGAGCGTAATCAAGCAGTATATTATGCAATTGGTGATCAATCGTCATTCGTTAAGTAATTGGGTGGAACGTTCAATGAGCTGCTTGGAGCTGCTGCACAATGAGGACAGCCGACTGGAGTGTGCGCTTTCAATTTTGCAAAACGCACCTGTGCCCTGGCCTGAGACATTGGCGCCGCTAATAAAGCTGCGCAACTCGACGCATCCGCTAAGCGTCAAAATAAATGCCGAATATGAAATACAGGTGATCAAGATAATGAAGGTCAAGTATGGCTGGCCAGAAGATAGCGGCGCTGATATCAACCTGGAGCTATTCATGATGCGCATAGTCAAACTCGACTTGCCGGATATGCTGCAGGATATACGCATATTGACTAAAGCGGCGCCAGAGATTTCCACAACAGCcaactttaattgctgctaTCAGATGGCGCTGCGTGGACAAATAGATCAAGCTTACGAGTTCTTCAAGTCGCTCAACAATAAGAATGACTCAGTTAATGCCACAAATGTTGTTGACATTTTGGCCAATATGCTTGAGCCCAATCCCTGCGTGTTTGCCAATGATGCGAAGATACAACAGCATCAGAATGTGCTGGAACTCTTCGAGCTAATGCTACCACATGTTGATGCAGTCTATAAACAACGCTGTAAACTTGTCAAAAATCGCTTTGTGCTTAGCCAACagtttaagctgcaattgcagaGCATCAACGACTTGATTTCGCTGCAAAAGCGTACAGAGCTGCTAGACGAGGGCATTGAGCTCATCATTGCGCGTGCACAGGCCACATTGAATGTCTGCGCATTTATCATCAACGAAATGCGTGAGCTGTGTCAGGCGCTTGATTTGCAAAAAATCTTTGGATTGCGACGCATTAGTCAACGCATGGGTTGTCTGCAACTTAGCTGTGCATTGGCGCATTATGTGCTGGAGTTTGTTGATTGCACGCctgccaacagcagcgaatTCATTGACCTGGCCATAGAATTGCTGGTGCAGCAAATAGCGGTGTCCACCAGCCGCTCGCAGG TTGAGGCGTCATCTACACTGCAGCTGATTAATGCCTGTGATCCATTAAGCTTCCCATTGGCCTACGAACTACTTACGGAGGCCACGCAGCTTGAGCAATGCAAGCAATGTGATTTGGCGGAGTTAATTAACTTTGTGCGCGTGCCTGTCATGCACTATCCCATGGCCTGCATTGAGGCGCGCTATAAGGACAAAGAAAAGGAAACTAATGAGCAGATCTGTCGCGCTTTGGATGGTGTTGGCATATCCCAAGGCGATACAACGCTTAACTTTACTACAACACTAAACACTTCCATTGATATTAAACCAGATATAGAGCAAGTGCCAACTAAGAAACGCTATTCCGTGTCCATGTTCGATGAAGTCGATGTGCaattgcagccacagccactgcAAAAGGTAAACAA CGGCAGTCTGTCCATTGTAAAGTTCTTGGCACGCACGTTGCTGCTCATGGTGGTTGAAACGCAGCcaagcaatttgctgctgttgcaactgcaacaaacgGTGCCCGAGCATCTAAAGCGTGATGTTGATGCTGCGCGCTGTGATTTCTTTTCATCGCTGGAACAACTCGCCAAGGCAAAGGAGCACGATGCCTGGTATATAACAGCACAGTATTTGCTTAAGTATCAGGCACAGTATGGCGGCAAAGTGATTATAAACGAGAAGCTTGTTAGCATACAGCTGCGACGCCTTTTACGCAATGCTATGAACGACAGCGATGCCAATTTACTTG AAATGTTAACCATGTTGCTGGCGGATAGCGAAGCAAATGCACAGCTAGAAGGTCTGTCCACAGACATGAAAACCGATCAGCAGAGGATCAATTTTCTTACGCTCTCTGCCATGTACAATGAGCGTGTTGGTGACAAggaaaatgtgcaaaaaattcTTGCCAA acgcaacaagcttaattattatttggaGTTTTGTAAGCAAGATCCCAACATCAAAGGTAAATTTAATGCAGACATGGATAACATTGAGCAGCTGGTCAAGGAGTTCCACAAGAAGCCCATGGATGTGCGTCTGCTGGAGCGCATGAGCAAAGACTTTGGCATGAACTATCAGAAAATGCTCATCACACAAATACTGAGCATATTAAGAGCGCAAGAAATGCGCTACGAAGTCAAGCACGATACGTTTGGTGAGGAGGAGCTGGTCATGCTAAGCAATGTGCGTGAGATGCGCGACATGTGCCAGCCCTACATCAATGAGATACAAAATGTGGAGCTATTTACCTCACAGCTCAAGCAGTTTATCGATGAG AttaacatttacttttatgaGCTGTATCTGTGTGTCATTGAGATATTGACGCTCTTTAGTGCCGCACCCAAAGCCATGGAGACTTGGACGAATATTTTGCACTTTCTGCGTCATAAAATGATTACACGTCGTCGCAATCGCGCAAGTCAATTGGAAACGGACATGTGGATGCAATCGCAAAAGGATACGGGTGTTTTGCCCAAAATGGCGCGCTTTCGCCTGCCATTCAAGCCCATTGTGGAGAAGCCACTTAAAGATATACTGG ACAGCGAACTTAATGTGGACAACTGCCAGAGCTGGTTTCCGCTTATACTCATGTGTACAGCGCTGCAAGGCGCCAAGGACACAACACAAAGCTGCGACTATTTCTGCATGGCAGCTGTTAAAAATTCCATAGCCGAGTACAAGTCGAAGAATGTCGCAGAAACCTGGAATCTATATCCAACTAACAATGCGTTCTTGAAATCG ATACTACGTTTGGTTAAAAACGTACACAATGCAAATAAAGCGTTTTACATACTTTATTGCATTGCCAGCTATGCGCCTGATGGTGCTGATCAGGTAGAAGCCTCCTACGAGTGCTGGAACTATGCCAAGCAGCATACACATGTAATAAACGATCCCAAATACCAGGAGCAGGTCAGCAAAATTATGCGCAGATATCCCATATTGAAGACGCAACACTTGCTTAATGTTTACGGCTTGACGGATGATAAGCTTATGCGACTGGTCGAGTATCCAACGGATCTAATACATTGTCTATATCATCACGAGCTAATACTCAAGTCCAGCAAAGTAGATATAAACGCATTGGTCAAGGAACTCTGTGACTTGCATGAGTTGAGGCTGGATGCCATAcagtttaagctgctgcaaaaatgGCTATCCGTGACAATGGAACCAGCAGATGGCACAATGATGGAGGAAACATTCCTGGAAGATCAGAACTTGGCTGAGAGCAACACTGCAGCTGATGGGCTAGCTAGCGAGAATGTAGTGcgtgcattttatatattaagcagCTGGCCCAAGGTCGAAGCAGCACAGTTTATAACTGGACTGATATTCAAGGGCGG CACTGTCAACACCTCCACGCAACTGCAGATGTATGAATGCTACTCTAAGCTCTACGACGGCAGCAATACCTTCTACAATACGATCAGTCAACGCAACTTCATTGCCATCAAGTGTGTGCATGAGCTCAAGGCACTTGGCTACAACTCCAACATAGAAAAGTTTGCCGATGATAACTGCGATAAAATTAGCATACTAAAGATGATTTGGCAGCGCAATGCACAGAATCCGCTATCCTTGGAGGTAATGGCTGACATATGCATTGGCTTCGATATACATTTGGCCAAGATTTGGAATGGCATACTGAAGCGCATGGTAATGTTCAATATGGTGCAAAAGCTTAACGCTTTGGTCGATGTGCTGAGCATTCGACCGCAGTTGCTGCATCTGGAGGGACTGACACAAGCCTGGGACTGTGTGCTCTGCGATCCGCTGCGGAATGCAATACAGACGCGCAGCTTTGAGCAAGAGGAGCGTCTGCATAAGACGCTGCTACGTCTGCAGGGTTGTCCAATAGTGCATTCCTTAAAGTTAAAAGAATTCGCTGAGCTTTGCATGCTTAGACAGCGGCCACATATGGCGGCTGTTGTGCTGATTTTTACGCAGAGCATTGAGCAACGCGAAGCGATCAAAAAGTGCATCAAAGCACGTCCCGGCGAAAATCTACGACAACAAATTCTGCAACTAGAGTATGCTGGTCTATTGCCTGTAGTGCTTAACTTTGCGCTTAAGGAATTGaatctataa
- the LOC108602402 gene encoding protein pygopus produces MTHNIGMAPYRMPGPAGGLCPPDFKPPPPTDIISAPVIQEARACSTISLVATATRTLERCNRMLDCETATWLSSNFIVTNVISWPCNQMLPPQQPPHMGGGPTHPQLMNHPHPHHSHPGGPPHPPHHMMGPGGGMHGPGPGGMPPHGGNPHMMGPHGNVGPHMGHGHMGGVPGPGPGPGGMNGPMPHHGMPPHHAHNHPHHHGHNPMGGPNMFGGGPMGHGPMGNMGNPMGGPMGVGPMGKPMTMSGGKMYPPGQPMVFNPQNPNAPPIYPCGMCHKEVNDNDEAVFCESGCNFFFHRTCVGLSEAAFQMLNKEVFAEWCCDKCVSSKHIPMVKFKC; encoded by the exons ATGACCCACAATATCGGTATGGCGCCGTATCGTATGCCGGGTCCAGCAGGCGGATTATGTCCGCCTGACTTTAAGCCACCGCCACCGACGGATATCATCTCGGCGCCGGTAATCCAAGAAGCGCG AGCATGCAGCACAATCTCCCTAGTGGCTACTGCAACACGGACACTGGAACGATGTAATCGCATGCTGGACTGCGAGACCGCAACGTGGCTGAGCTCCAATTTTATTGTCACTAATGTGA TATCATGGCCATGTAATCAAATGCTACCACCACAGCAACCGCCGCATATGGGAGGAGGACCAACGCATCCGCAGCTTATGAATCATCCACACCCGCACCATTCACATCCTGGCGGTCCGCCGCATCCACCGCATCACATGATGGGACCCGGTGGTGGCATGCACGGACCTGGACCAGGCGGTATGCCGCCGCATGGCGGTAATCCACATATGATGGGGCCACACGGAAACGTAGGTCCACACATGGGTCATGGTCATATGGGCGGTGTGCCGGGGCCGGGTCCTGGGCCTGGCGGCATGAACGGACCAATGCCGCATCATGGAATGCCACCTCACCACGCACATAACCATCCACATCATCACGGACACAATCCAATGGGCGGACCCAATATGTTCGGCGGCGGTCCGATGGGTCACGGTCCTATGGGTAATATGGGAAATCCGATGGGAGGTCCAATGGGAGTGGGGCCAATGGGCAAGCCTATGACGATGAGTGGCGGCAAAATGTATCCGCCCGGTCAGCCAATGGTCTTCAATCCGCAAAACCCAAACGCGCCGCCCATTTATCCGTGCGGCATGTGCCACAAGGAGGTCAATGACAACGATGAGGCCGTCTTTTGTGAATCCGGTTGTAACTTTTTCTTTCACAG AACATGTGTGGGATTATCGGAGGCGGCGTTTCAAATGCTCAACAAGGAGGTGTTTGCCGAATGGTGCTGTGACAAGTGTGTTTCATCGAAGCACATACCGATGGTGAAGTTCAAATGctga